A genomic stretch from Kribbella amoyensis includes:
- a CDS encoding cation diffusion facilitator family transporter, with protein sequence MSAGHGHGHGHAANPSADRRLLSGALALILGFMAAEVVVGLAAGSLALITDAAHMLTDAIAIMLALLAIRLSAKPPAGGFTFGFKRVEILSAQANGITLLLLAAFFVYESVQRMIHPPEVKGALVLITGVAGIVVNLAATWLISKANRSSLNVEGAFQHILNDLFAFIATAVAGLVVLLTGFSRADAIAALVVAALMLKAGIDLVRASGRIFLEAAPAGLDPAALGAELCAVDGVVEVHDLHVWEITSGEPAASAHILVREGLDCHQIRGRIEAVLADRHHLTHSTLQVDHATGDVLEAHCSDSHGAVHRPVPESVTAAGSAADPATRSR encoded by the coding sequence GCGGACCGGCGGCTGCTGAGCGGTGCGCTGGCGCTGATCCTCGGCTTCATGGCCGCCGAGGTGGTCGTCGGGCTGGCGGCCGGGTCGCTGGCGCTGATCACCGACGCCGCGCACATGCTGACCGACGCGATCGCGATCATGCTCGCGCTGCTGGCGATCCGGCTCTCCGCGAAGCCGCCGGCCGGTGGTTTCACCTTCGGCTTCAAGCGGGTGGAGATCCTGTCCGCCCAGGCGAACGGGATCACCCTGCTGCTGCTCGCCGCGTTCTTCGTGTACGAGTCGGTGCAGCGGATGATCCACCCGCCCGAGGTGAAGGGCGCGCTGGTCCTGATCACCGGGGTGGCCGGGATCGTGGTGAACCTCGCGGCGACCTGGCTGATCAGCAAGGCGAACCGGTCCAGCCTGAACGTCGAAGGCGCGTTCCAGCACATCCTCAACGATTTGTTCGCCTTCATCGCGACGGCGGTGGCCGGGCTGGTCGTCCTGCTCACCGGGTTCAGCCGGGCCGACGCGATCGCCGCGCTGGTGGTCGCCGCGCTGATGCTCAAGGCGGGGATCGATCTGGTCCGCGCCTCGGGCCGGATCTTCCTCGAGGCCGCGCCGGCCGGACTCGACCCGGCCGCGCTCGGCGCCGAGCTGTGCGCCGTCGACGGAGTCGTCGAGGTGCACGACCTGCACGTCTGGGAGATCACCTCGGGCGAACCGGCCGCGTCCGCGCACATCCTGGTCCGCGAGGGCCTGGACTGCCACCAGATCCGCGGCCGGATCGAGGCGGTCCTCGCCGACCGGCATCACCTGACCCATTCGACGTTGCAGGTCGACCACGCCACCGGCGATGTCCTCGAGGCTCACTGCAGCGACTCGCACGGCGCCGTCCACCGGCCGGTACCAGAGTCGGTCACAGCCGCTGGATCAGCAGCTGACCCGGCCACGCGGAGTCGTTGA